In the Methyloterricola oryzae genome, one interval contains:
- a CDS encoding ABC transporter ATP-binding protein, with translation MSAPAVAVRDLCKRYDAALALDHVSFEVPRGAAVALLGGNGAGKTTTLSILLGLLLPTSGEVRVLGVDMLKQRYSALPRMNFTSPYVDLPHRLSVGQNLDVYARLYGIRRRRERIGELAETFGITQLLKRSYGSLSAGQRTRVSLAKAILNEPELLLMDEPTASLDPASADRIRSYLDDYRRRTGATLLLASHNMQEVERLCQTVLMLKQGRIVDQGPPAELTARYGRENLEQVFIAIARGEAV, from the coding sequence ATGAGCGCTCCCGCCGTGGCGGTGCGAGACCTTTGCAAGCGCTATGACGCGGCCCTGGCGCTGGACCACGTGTCCTTCGAGGTGCCGCGCGGCGCCGCCGTCGCCCTGCTCGGCGGCAATGGCGCGGGCAAGACCACCACCCTGTCGATCCTGCTAGGTCTGCTGTTGCCCACCTCGGGCGAGGTGCGCGTGCTGGGCGTCGACATGCTGAAGCAGCGCTATTCCGCCCTGCCCCGCATGAATTTCACCTCGCCCTATGTGGACTTGCCCCATCGCCTGAGCGTCGGCCAGAATCTGGATGTCTACGCCCGCTTGTACGGTATCCGCAGGCGCCGGGAGCGGATCGGGGAACTGGCGGAAACCTTCGGGATCACGCAACTGCTGAAGCGCAGTTACGGGTCCCTGTCCGCGGGCCAGCGCACCCGCGTCTCCCTGGCCAAGGCCATCCTCAATGAGCCGGAACTCCTGCTCATGGACGAGCCCACCGCCTCCCTGGACCCCGCTTCCGCGGACCGCATCCGGTCCTACCTGGACGACTATCGCCGCCGCACCGGCGCCACCTTGCTGCTGGCGTCTCACAACATGCAGGAAGTGGAACGCCTGTGCCAGACGGTGCTGATGCTTAAGCAGGGCCGCATCGTCGACCAGGGCCCGCCCGCCGAGCTGACCGCCCGCTATGGCCGCGAGAACCTGGAGCAGGTCTTCATCGCCATAGCCCGGGGCGAAGCGGTTTAG
- a CDS encoding serine/threonine protein kinase, whose amino-acid sequence MSPKACSAPFADLSPDRILEALESAGFPCDGRLMALNSYENRVYQVGMDDGPMRVAKFYRPGRWSNQAILEEHGFMRELSEAELPVVPPLADANGATLHEHGGFRFAVFPRQGGYAPEFDHADTLRRMGSLIGRLHALGALRPYRERPALDIHSFGEEPREYLMSQDLIPADLRDAYRDVSALALDRVRRCFERAGEVFSLRLHGDCYAGNVLWTDTGPYLVDFDDSRMGPAMQDLWMLLSGSPVEMGVQINHLLAGYETFFEFDRRELHLVEALRTLRLIHYSAWIARRWDDPAFPAGFPWFASPRYWQDRILELREQIAAMDEPLLGYL is encoded by the coding sequence ATGAGCCCTAAAGCCTGCTCCGCACCCTTCGCCGACCTGTCGCCGGACCGGATTCTGGAGGCGCTGGAAAGCGCCGGTTTCCCTTGCGACGGCCGCTTGATGGCCCTGAACAGCTACGAAAACCGCGTTTATCAGGTCGGCATGGATGACGGCCCCATGCGTGTGGCCAAGTTCTACCGTCCAGGGCGCTGGAGCAATCAGGCGATCCTTGAGGAACATGGCTTCATGCGGGAACTGTCGGAAGCCGAGTTGCCTGTGGTGCCGCCTCTGGCCGACGCGAACGGGGCCACTTTGCACGAGCATGGCGGATTCCGCTTCGCGGTTTTTCCCCGGCAGGGCGGCTATGCGCCGGAGTTCGATCACGCCGACACCCTCAGGCGCATGGGTTCGCTCATCGGCCGCCTGCATGCCTTGGGCGCCCTCAGGCCTTACCGGGAGCGGCCGGCGCTGGATATTCACAGCTTCGGCGAGGAACCGCGTGAGTACCTGATGAGCCAGGATCTGATTCCGGCGGATTTGCGCGACGCCTATCGCGATGTGTCCGCGCTCGCCCTCGACCGGGTCCGCCGCTGTTTCGAACGCGCTGGGGAGGTGTTTTCACTGCGCCTGCACGGCGACTGCTACGCGGGCAATGTGCTGTGGACCGACACAGGCCCCTATCTGGTGGATTTCGACGATTCCCGCATGGGGCCCGCCATGCAGGATCTGTGGATGCTGCTGTCGGGAAGTCCGGTGGAAATGGGCGTCCAGATCAACCATCTGCTGGCCGGGTATGAGACCTTCTTCGAGTTCGACCGGCGTGAATTGCATCTGGTCGAAGCCTTGCGCACGCTCCGGCTGATTCATTACAGCGCCTGGATCGCGCGGCGCTGGGATGATCCGGCGTTTCCGGCCGGATTCCCCTGGTTCGCCTCGCCGCGCTATTGGCAGGACCGTATCCTGGAACTGCGCGAGCAGATAGCCGCCATGGATGAACCCTTGCTGGGGTACCTGTGA
- a CDS encoding M14 family zinc carboxypeptidase gives MSDSLPLSLSRPVRRHLPEMAELLIVAEHIAQASRPWFNIEVLTELRDGRETFPLIAFRFGPKDPSLPVIGLFAGVHGLERIGTRVVLAYLRTLVELDRWDQVTQEMLKSTRLVVMPLVNPVGMFHQLRANGNRVDLMRNAPVRAEGLAAWHLFGGQRISPLLPWYQGKEGAPMEEEARALCDFVRREIFPAETAISVDVHSGYGQVDRLWFPYARTRAPVPDLPEILALKHLLDRSFPNHVYQVEPQSRHYLAHGDLWDYLYDAYRAERPEGHYLPFTLEMGSWLWVKKNWIQAFSALGYFNPRMPHRVRRTLRRHLFLFDLMHRAIRSPSPWCDLEPLERERLRQQGLELWYGGN, from the coding sequence GTGAGCGATTCACTCCCTCTCAGTCTGAGCCGTCCGGTGCGGCGCCACTTGCCCGAGATGGCGGAACTCCTGATCGTCGCTGAGCATATCGCACAAGCCTCCCGGCCCTGGTTCAACATCGAAGTGCTCACCGAACTGCGGGACGGCCGCGAGACCTTTCCACTGATCGCCTTTCGCTTCGGCCCGAAGGACCCCTCGCTTCCGGTCATCGGGCTGTTTGCCGGCGTCCACGGATTGGAACGTATCGGCACGCGGGTTGTGCTGGCCTATCTGCGCACCCTGGTCGAACTGGATCGCTGGGACCAGGTCACCCAGGAGATGCTCAAATCGACCCGCCTCGTGGTGATGCCTTTGGTCAATCCCGTTGGCATGTTTCACCAATTGCGCGCCAACGGCAATCGCGTCGATCTCATGCGCAACGCGCCGGTGCGCGCCGAGGGACTGGCCGCCTGGCACCTGTTCGGCGGCCAGCGTATTTCCCCTCTTCTCCCCTGGTACCAGGGAAAGGAAGGCGCGCCGATGGAGGAAGAGGCACGCGCCCTCTGTGACTTCGTCCGCAGGGAGATCTTCCCTGCCGAGACGGCGATCAGCGTGGACGTGCATTCCGGATACGGTCAGGTCGACCGGCTGTGGTTTCCCTACGCCAGAACCCGCGCGCCTGTTCCCGACCTGCCGGAAATCCTCGCGCTCAAACATCTGCTGGACCGTTCCTTTCCCAACCATGTCTACCAGGTCGAGCCGCAGTCGCGGCATTACCTGGCGCATGGTGACCTGTGGGACTATCTCTACGACGCGTATCGGGCAGAGAGGCCCGAAGGTCATTACCTGCCCTTCACACTCGAAATGGGGTCCTGGCTGTGGGTCAAGAAGAACTGGATACAGGCCTTCTCGGCCCTCGGCTACTTCAATCCGCGCATGCCCCACCGAGTGCGAAGGACGCTGCGGCGGCACCTGTTCCTGTTCGATCTCATGCACCGCGCGATTCGCTCGCCCTCGCCCTGGTGTGATCTCGAGCCACTTGAACGCGAGCGACTGCGGCAGCAAGGCCTCGAACTCTGGTATGGCGGAAATTGA
- a CDS encoding gluconokinase — MPLAYDNQGPALAQGAYSSKLEPVTECSLISKVIVIGGVAGSGKSTLGKRLAERLGWRFLEGDDFHPPGNVEKMRRGSPLSDADRAPWIGAIAGALRSSGDASEAVVLACSALKRTHRDLLRAAGGDLFTVLLTVDRETLRHRLASRSGHFFGPGLLESQFLALEPLLPDEAGITVDGNLPCDAVIAEILARHHL, encoded by the coding sequence GTGCCCCTCGCATACGACAATCAGGGTCCGGCCTTGGCACAAGGGGCGTATTCTAGCAAGCTGGAACCGGTCACGGAGTGCAGTCTGATAAGCAAGGTCATCGTCATCGGCGGCGTCGCCGGCAGCGGCAAGTCCACCCTGGGCAAGCGGCTGGCGGAGCGGCTGGGCTGGCGCTTTCTGGAGGGCGACGATTTTCATCCCCCAGGCAATGTGGAAAAGATGCGGCGAGGTTCGCCTCTTTCCGATGCCGACCGCGCGCCCTGGATCGGCGCGATCGCCGGCGCGTTGCGAAGCTCAGGCGATGCGAGTGAGGCCGTCGTGCTGGCCTGTTCGGCCTTGAAGCGCACCCATCGGGATCTTCTGCGCGCCGCTGGCGGGGACCTGTTCACCGTGTTGCTCACCGTGGACCGCGAAACCCTGCGGCACCGGCTAGCCAGTCGCAGCGGGCATTTCTTCGGACCCGGCTTGCTGGAAAGCCAGTTCCTGGCGCTGGAACCCCTCTTGCCCGATGAGGCCGGCATCACGGTCGACGGCAATCTACCCTGCGATGCCGTGATCGCCGAAATCCTCGCGCGCCATCACCTCTGA
- a CDS encoding alpha/beta fold hydrolase produces the protein MHRDWVFLRGLARESAHWADFPETFTAKVRESRIFLADLPGNGRHFASRSPSSITSMMELIRHSSLSALPATGGSSVEAPRYLLAISLGAMVAVEWMSRYPEEIAGAVLINTSLRGINPIHQRLQWRAWPELARIVLTHDPVLREQRILQLTSRERSQDSALALAFASAFRLRPMRRINLMRQLWAAATYQAPPSPPLAPVLLLSSHADQMVSPACSAAIANAWHAPLACHPWAGHDLPLDDPDWVADRVNTWLSQSPSVCNQVVTDR, from the coding sequence ATGCACCGGGACTGGGTATTCCTGCGCGGACTGGCCAGGGAAAGCGCACACTGGGCCGACTTCCCCGAAACCTTCACGGCAAAAGTGAGGGAGAGCCGGATATTCTTGGCCGATCTGCCCGGCAACGGCCGCCATTTCGCCAGTCGGTCGCCGAGTTCTATCACCAGCATGATGGAGCTTATCCGGCACAGCAGCCTGTCGGCGCTTCCCGCCACGGGCGGGTCGTCCGTCGAGGCACCACGCTACCTGCTCGCCATTTCCCTCGGTGCCATGGTGGCGGTCGAGTGGATGTCACGCTACCCGGAGGAAATCGCCGGCGCAGTGCTGATCAATACCAGCCTCAGAGGCATCAACCCAATTCATCAGCGGCTGCAGTGGCGCGCCTGGCCGGAACTGGCCCGCATCGTTTTGACCCACGATCCCGTCCTCCGGGAACAGCGGATCCTGCAACTGACCAGCCGAGAGCGGTCCCAGGACTCGGCGCTGGCTCTGGCCTTTGCCAGCGCCTTCCGCCTGCGCCCCATGCGCCGGATCAACTTGATGCGCCAATTGTGGGCCGCCGCGACCTACCAAGCGCCGCCGTCACCGCCCCTGGCACCTGTGCTGCTGCTTTCGTCCCATGCCGACCAAATGGTCAGCCCCGCCTGTTCCGCAGCCATCGCCAACGCCTGGCACGCGCCGCTGGCCTGCCACCCCTGGGCCGGGCACGACCTGCCGCTGGATGATCCCGACTGGGTCGCCGACCGCGTCAATACCTGGCTCAGTCAGTCACCCAGTGTTTGTAACCAAGTCGTCACCGACCGGTAA
- a CDS encoding lysophospholipid acyltransferase family protein: MLNRRRVLKAALVALLFVWGLVAVTVVMPISRRVSPRGAQINDRIRQHWCHAVCRVLGVRITSHGSPSDLPGLKVANHISWLDIIVLGSLLPLAFVAKLEVAAWPVLGYLAKRTGTLFIRRGDAEHTAAACEQMAWQLRQGRRVMLFPEGTTTRGERVLRFHAKLLQPAQRAQVPVQAVALRYRNEAATVAPFVDDDAFLPHLIDVLKLQNIDVEVHFCPVLPAGQHRDTLARTTRNQVLAALGETAATATGY; this comes from the coding sequence ATGCTGAACCGCCGCCGAGTCCTCAAGGCAGCCCTGGTAGCGCTACTGTTCGTATGGGGCCTTGTGGCAGTGACCGTGGTGATGCCCATTTCCCGGCGCGTCAGTCCGCGCGGCGCGCAGATCAATGACCGCATCCGCCAGCACTGGTGCCACGCCGTGTGCCGCGTCCTCGGCGTCCGCATCACCTCGCATGGCTCCCCGTCGGACCTGCCGGGGCTCAAGGTCGCCAACCACATTTCCTGGCTGGATATCATCGTACTGGGCTCGCTGCTGCCGCTGGCCTTCGTTGCCAAGCTGGAAGTGGCGGCCTGGCCGGTGCTGGGGTATCTGGCAAAACGGACGGGCACCCTGTTCATCCGGCGTGGCGATGCCGAACACACGGCGGCGGCCTGTGAGCAGATGGCCTGGCAGTTACGCCAGGGCAGGCGCGTGATGTTGTTTCCCGAAGGCACCACCACGCGCGGGGAGCGCGTGCTGCGTTTCCACGCGAAACTCCTGCAGCCCGCGCAACGGGCCCAGGTTCCAGTTCAGGCGGTGGCGCTGCGCTATCGAAATGAAGCGGCCACGGTGGCGCCTTTCGTGGACGACGACGCCTTTCTGCCCCATTTGATCGACGTGCTGAAGCTCCAGAACATCGATGTCGAGGTCCACTTCTGCCCCGTCCTGCCCGCCGGACAGCACCGCGACACACTCGCCCGCACAACCCGAAATCAGGTCCTCGCCGCCCTGGGAGAAACCGCGGCAACCGCGACGGGGTATTGA
- a CDS encoding DUF6901 family protein translates to MNRRFAYRLILPDGQQAELAIELDGDSLDCRLPAPVAREWTALDTHRCPHCPLNPTTTPLCPLAARLEPLVDLLGSLLSYDRVTVAMQSGERTVTAATSAQAAASSIMGLISATSGCPHTAFLKPLAWFHQPFATEEETTFRAAAAYLLTQYFRQDSESGVQPDWRLTGMMRRYEALHAVNVGIAKRLRMACPKDAAVNAIIRLDMFAKSVLLDQTLDELRPLFAPTPKNAP, encoded by the coding sequence ATGAATCGACGCTTCGCTTACCGGCTGATACTGCCTGACGGCCAGCAAGCCGAACTTGCCATCGAACTCGATGGCGACAGCCTCGACTGCCGCCTTCCGGCTCCGGTGGCGCGGGAATGGACCGCGTTGGACACCCACCGCTGCCCCCATTGTCCATTGAATCCGACGACCACGCCCCTGTGCCCGCTGGCAGCGCGGCTGGAACCCCTGGTCGACCTGCTTGGCTCGCTGCTTTCCTACGACCGCGTCACCGTCGCCATGCAAAGCGGCGAGCGCACCGTTACGGCCGCGACTTCAGCGCAAGCCGCCGCCAGTTCGATCATGGGCCTGATCTCTGCCACCAGCGGCTGCCCGCACACGGCCTTCCTGAAACCGCTCGCCTGGTTCCACCAGCCCTTCGCCACCGAGGAGGAGACCACGTTTCGCGCCGCCGCCGCCTACCTGCTAACCCAGTATTTCCGGCAGGACAGCGAATCCGGGGTTCAACCCGACTGGCGCTTGACCGGCATGATGCGACGCTACGAGGCTCTGCACGCGGTGAATGTCGGCATCGCCAAACGGCTGCGCATGGCCTGTCCCAAAGACGCGGCGGTCAACGCCATCATCCGCCTGGACATGTTCGCCAAGTCCGTGCTGCTGGACCAGACCCTGGACGAATTGCGGCCGCTGTTCGCACCCACGCCGAAGAACGCGCCTTAG
- a CDS encoding NYN domain-containing protein: protein MAETSTLEDRVAVLVDCDNTSPDILEYALRVVAQFGRVVVRRGYGNHSTLANKWQEALVRLAFTPCLQYQYASGKNTSDIALALDALEDLFDERADTYCLVTSDSDFAYLCRKLRERGAMVCIVGEEKTPDALRNASDQFFEYQPSESEAVKKQTQASAKKRPKSVTAAVSLLAADSSEGWVGLGELGQYMKRSDPGFSPKRYGHSGLLEMVQTYPDLAIRSDGGGHWVQPKSKGS, encoded by the coding sequence ATGGCGGAAACCAGCACATTGGAGGATAGGGTCGCGGTTCTCGTGGATTGCGACAATACATCCCCGGATATTCTCGAGTATGCGCTTCGAGTGGTGGCGCAGTTCGGCCGGGTGGTGGTCCGGCGCGGCTATGGCAATCATTCCACCCTTGCCAACAAATGGCAGGAGGCACTGGTCCGCCTGGCCTTCACGCCGTGCCTGCAATATCAGTACGCCTCGGGTAAGAATACCTCGGACATCGCCTTGGCCCTGGATGCGCTGGAGGACCTGTTCGATGAGCGCGCCGACACGTATTGCCTGGTCACCAGCGACTCGGACTTTGCCTATCTCTGCCGGAAGCTCAGGGAGCGCGGCGCCATGGTCTGCATAGTGGGCGAGGAGAAGACGCCGGATGCCTTGCGCAATGCCAGCGATCAGTTTTTCGAGTACCAGCCGTCCGAGTCCGAAGCGGTCAAGAAGCAGACTCAGGCGTCCGCGAAGAAGCGGCCAAAATCCGTTACGGCAGCGGTTTCCTTGCTGGCCGCCGATTCGTCCGAGGGTTGGGTTGGCTTGGGCGAGCTGGGCCAATATATGAAGCGTAGCGATCCGGGCTTTTCACCGAAGAGGTACGGCCATTCCGGACTCCTGGAGATGGTCCAGACCTACCCTGATCTCGCCATTCGCAGCGATGGCGGCGGGCATTGGGTGCAGCCCAAGTCGAAGGGGTCATGA
- a CDS encoding GNAT family N-acetyltransferase yields MSVSSLDPTPLRSRRYVAELAQGPDEIRESQALRYRVFAGEMGARLHSLADGLDYEHIDDYCDHLLVRDSSSGKVVACTRLLSDTQAARLGTFYSEGEFQLDKVLALPGRFLEIGRTCVDPDHRGSLVLGTLWNGLAEYVYKGNFNYLMGCASISPGPSGFAVDAVYRQIEPNQFGPAEFDVRPLKPVPAWRRCVTDESGIPPLLQAYLRLGCWVLGEPYWDEDFNVMDVFILLDLTRLQDRYERRFIATKTAATYSEHSRC; encoded by the coding sequence ATGTCCGTATCCAGCCTCGATCCGACTCCCTTGCGCTCACGCCGCTACGTCGCCGAACTCGCGCAAGGACCGGACGAAATCCGTGAAAGCCAGGCCCTGCGCTACCGCGTGTTTGCCGGAGAAATGGGGGCGCGCCTCCACTCCCTGGCCGACGGCCTGGATTACGAGCACATCGACGACTACTGCGATCATCTCCTGGTGCGCGACAGCAGCAGCGGAAAGGTCGTGGCCTGCACCCGGCTCCTCAGCGATACGCAAGCCGCAAGGCTCGGGACATTCTACTCGGAGGGCGAGTTCCAGTTGGACAAGGTGCTGGCTCTTCCCGGGCGGTTCCTGGAGATCGGCCGCACCTGCGTGGACCCCGACCACCGCGGTAGCCTGGTGCTGGGCACCTTGTGGAACGGATTGGCGGAGTATGTGTACAAGGGCAACTTCAACTATCTGATGGGATGCGCCAGCATTTCGCCGGGGCCGAGCGGATTCGCGGTCGACGCCGTCTACCGTCAGATCGAGCCGAACCAGTTCGGGCCAGCCGAATTCGACGTTCGCCCGCTGAAGCCGGTGCCGGCCTGGCGGCGCTGCGTCACGGACGAAAGCGGAATCCCGCCCCTGCTGCAGGCCTACCTGCGGCTGGGCTGCTGGGTCCTGGGCGAGCCTTACTGGGACGAGGACTTCAACGTCATGGACGTATTCATCCTGCTGGATCTGACGCGGCTTCAGGACCGCTACGAAAGACGTTTCATCGCCACGAAAACGGCAGCCACCTATTCCGAACATTCCCGATGCTGA